A window from Armatimonas rosea encodes these proteins:
- the pepF gene encoding oligoendopeptidase F, translated as MSHSLPTRAEVAPESTWDLESIFATPADWEAAFSAADAEVPSLAAFVGKLGDPETLVQYFQVAEALQRQVSHVGVYAHLGFATDTSNTEAAARTDRAMGLGTRLGAALAFAEPELLALGAETLTQWGASHPVLSGYAHYFERLLQRAPHIRSAEVEGVLTLAGDALRSATRIHGILCDADLTFAPAEGGHEIGQSTIGSLLTDSDRAVRESAWKGYADAHLAHKNSLAQCLATGVKQNVFLARVRGYDSALHAALTPNFIPVSVFESLIEAFQKNLPTWHRYWALRKRVLGLEKLAPWDIKAPLTPGKSEVSYAQSVQWIAEGMAPLGEEYVAAMVRGATDERWVDWAVNKGKRMGAFSSGTVGTHPFIMMSYNDDVFSLSTLAHELGHSLHSYYSRRSQPQHYASYGLFVAEVASNFNQALTRAYLLEKFADNKELLIGVLEEAMSNFHRYFLVMPTLARFEREIHERVWNGQALTAQFLTQRMAELFAEAFGPDVALEGEDWNRVGSTWMQFSTHLYSNFYVYQYATGISGAHALAEGVLRDGQPAADAYLGFLKAGGSQYPLEVLKSAGVDLSSPAPVEAAFATLASYVERLETLV; from the coding sequence ATGAGCCATTCACTACCTACCCGGGCCGAGGTTGCACCAGAGAGCACCTGGGACCTAGAGTCGATCTTCGCGACCCCCGCCGACTGGGAAGCCGCCTTCAGCGCCGCCGATGCCGAAGTACCAAGCCTGGCCGCCTTTGTCGGAAAGCTGGGCGATCCCGAGACCCTGGTCCAGTACTTCCAGGTGGCGGAGGCGCTGCAGCGCCAGGTAAGCCATGTCGGGGTCTATGCCCACCTGGGGTTTGCCACCGATACGAGTAACACTGAGGCCGCCGCACGCACCGACCGCGCGATGGGGCTGGGAACCCGGCTGGGGGCCGCCCTCGCCTTTGCGGAGCCCGAGCTTCTTGCGCTGGGCGCTGAGACCCTGACCCAGTGGGGGGCGAGCCACCCGGTCCTCTCGGGCTACGCCCACTACTTCGAGCGCCTGCTCCAGCGTGCGCCCCACATCCGCTCCGCCGAGGTCGAGGGAGTGCTGACCCTGGCCGGAGATGCGCTCCGCAGCGCCACCCGCATCCACGGCATCCTCTGTGATGCGGACCTGACCTTTGCTCCCGCCGAGGGGGGGCATGAGATCGGGCAGAGCACGATTGGTAGCCTCCTCACCGATTCCGACCGCGCGGTGCGCGAGTCGGCGTGGAAGGGCTATGCCGATGCCCACCTGGCCCACAAGAACAGCCTCGCGCAGTGCCTGGCCACGGGGGTGAAGCAGAATGTCTTTCTGGCGCGGGTGCGCGGCTACGACTCCGCGCTCCATGCGGCCCTGACCCCCAACTTTATCCCGGTGAGTGTCTTCGAGAGCCTGATCGAGGCGTTTCAGAAGAACCTCCCGACCTGGCACCGCTACTGGGCCTTGCGCAAACGCGTGCTGGGTCTGGAGAAGCTGGCACCCTGGGACATCAAAGCCCCGCTCACGCCCGGAAAGTCCGAGGTGTCCTACGCCCAGTCGGTTCAGTGGATCGCGGAGGGGATGGCCCCACTGGGCGAGGAGTATGTCGCGGCGATGGTGCGGGGGGCAACCGACGAGCGCTGGGTGGACTGGGCGGTCAATAAGGGCAAGCGCATGGGCGCGTTTTCGTCGGGGACGGTCGGGACGCACCCGTTTATCATGATGAGCTACAACGACGATGTCTTCTCGCTCTCGACGCTCGCCCACGAGCTGGGGCACTCGCTCCATAGCTACTACTCGCGGCGCTCTCAGCCCCAGCACTACGCCAGCTACGGGCTCTTTGTGGCCGAGGTTGCCAGCAACTTCAACCAGGCCCTGACCCGTGCGTACCTGCTGGAGAAGTTCGCCGACAACAAAGAGCTCCTGATCGGTGTCCTAGAAGAGGCAATGAGCAACTTCCACCGCTACTTTCTGGTCATGCCCACCCTCGCGCGCTTCGAACGGGAGATCCACGAGCGTGTCTGGAACGGGCAAGCCCTGACGGCGCAGTTCCTCACCCAGCGCATGGCCGAGCTCTTTGCCGAGGCGTTTGGCCCCGATGTCGCGCTGGAGGGCGAGGACTGGAACCGTGTGGGGAGTACCTGGATGCAGTTCTCAACCCATCTTTACTCCAACTTCTATGTCTACCAGTACGCCACGGGAATCTCCGGAGCCCATGCCCTCGCTGAGGGGGTGCTGCGCGACGGCCAGCCTGCCGCGGACGCCTACCTGGGCTTCCTCAAGGCTGGGGGCTCGCAGTACCCCCTGGAGGTCCTGAAGAGCGCCGGTGTTGATCTCTCGTCACCGGCACCCGTCGAGGCCGCCTTCGCCACCCTCGCGTCGTATGTCGAGCGCCTAGAGACCCTTGTTTGA
- a CDS encoding class II aldolase/adducin family protein has translation MKNDTTTVLERLHALAHWLGSPQHDFSILAEGNVSAAIGDRTTFWLKASGCMMGTMRQDQFVLMDTARSLAILDHETLTDTEIKDLLRGARVNSDDPLHPSVEAALHAVCLTDGGANVVGHTHPTPWLSILSSERAEEAIAGRIFPDEIVVCGPAVCFVPYVDPGPPLAKACREAIAAYKAEWGAPPKVLLLRNHGLFALGKDADEVERITAMSVKVARALLGTYALGGPRFLTPENVARIHTRPDEHFRQKMLETR, from the coding sequence ATGAAGAACGACACAACCACAGTTCTCGAGCGACTGCATGCGCTCGCTCACTGGCTGGGCTCTCCACAGCATGATTTTTCGATCCTCGCCGAGGGCAATGTCTCCGCAGCGATTGGGGACCGGACGACCTTTTGGCTGAAGGCATCGGGGTGCATGATGGGCACCATGCGCCAGGATCAGTTTGTCTTGATGGACACGGCGCGCTCCCTGGCGATCCTCGACCACGAGACCCTCACGGACACGGAGATCAAGGATCTGCTCCGAGGCGCACGGGTAAACTCCGACGATCCCCTGCACCCGAGTGTCGAGGCCGCTCTCCACGCCGTCTGCCTCACCGACGGCGGCGCAAATGTCGTGGGGCACACGCACCCCACCCCCTGGCTCTCGATTCTGTCGTCGGAGCGGGCCGAGGAAGCCATCGCCGGGCGTATCTTCCCCGACGAGATCGTGGTCTGCGGGCCGGCGGTCTGCTTTGTCCCCTATGTCGATCCCGGTCCCCCGCTTGCCAAGGCCTGCCGCGAGGCGATCGCCGCCTACAAGGCCGAGTGGGGTGCCCCTCCGAAGGTGCTGCTCCTGCGCAACCATGGGCTCTTTGCCCTCGGGAAAGACGCCGACGAGGTCGAGCGCATCACGGCGATGAGTGTCAAGGTGGCACGTGCCTTGCTGGGAACCTATGCTCTAGGTGGCCCGCGCTTCCTGACCCCCGAGAACGTGGCACGCATCCACACGCGCCCCGATGAGCACTTCCGACAAAAGATGCTAGAGACCCGCTAG
- a CDS encoding Dps family protein → MKINTRLSLEQRDTVAERLHLLLADEYVLSTKTRKAHWNVTGPHFMSYHKLFEEQYEQLAETVDAVAERSLMLGIKVPATLAELSQLTRLNEEPGENPDADGLISVLLTDHEAIVRQLREDIESTAELGDDGTTDFFTGLLEQHEKTAWMLRSHLTE, encoded by the coding sequence ATGAAGATCAATACCAGACTCTCCTTGGAGCAGCGCGACACGGTCGCGGAGCGCCTCCATCTCCTTCTCGCCGATGAGTACGTGCTCTCGACCAAGACCCGCAAGGCGCACTGGAATGTCACGGGGCCACACTTTATGAGCTACCACAAGCTCTTTGAGGAGCAGTACGAGCAGCTCGCCGAGACCGTGGACGCCGTGGCGGAGCGGTCGCTGATGCTGGGGATCAAGGTTCCCGCGACCCTGGCGGAGCTCTCCCAGCTCACCCGCCTGAACGAGGAGCCAGGGGAGAACCCCGATGCCGATGGCCTGATCTCTGTACTCCTCACCGACCACGAGGCAATCGTCCGGCAGCTCCGCGAGGATATTGAGTCCACGGCGGAGCTCGGCGACGATGGCACGACCGACTTCTTCACGGGGCTCTTGGAGCAGCACGAGAAGACGGCCTGGATGCTACGCTCGCACCTGACGGAGTAA
- a CDS encoding MBL fold metallo-hydrolase, translated as MEVIAWGTRGSLPVANPGMVQTGGNTTCFEVRSICLPPGVHVVIDGGTGFLPFANEALRLGMTELHLFHTHYHHDHTQGVLIAPPIFMQQMAMHIYGTKDRSYGPKQVYERIMEPPFHPVSFGAISQHISFHQIEIPPTRVILIHPEGGQVILEKERFVHSDEHKRPVSFGQGRTFPIDECLVVQMHWTEHPERTITYRFEERPTGRVFVLLTDEEVRAGIPVSLIEFISGTHLLIQDVQYSQEEYEKGGKAGFGHGTPEYAVRLARATGVNRIGFTHHDPLSADGRVGALVTEGQALLQPDETLALFSCRDYDRYEV; from the coding sequence ATGGAAGTAATTGCCTGGGGGACACGGGGGTCGCTGCCCGTGGCAAATCCCGGCATGGTACAGACCGGTGGTAATACAACCTGCTTTGAGGTTCGTTCAATCTGCCTACCTCCGGGAGTACATGTGGTGATCGACGGTGGCACGGGGTTCTTGCCCTTCGCCAACGAGGCGCTACGCCTTGGCATGACCGAGCTCCATCTGTTTCACACCCACTACCACCACGACCACACCCAAGGGGTCCTGATCGCGCCGCCGATCTTTATGCAGCAGATGGCCATGCATATCTACGGCACCAAAGACCGCAGCTACGGCCCCAAGCAAGTCTATGAGCGCATCATGGAGCCGCCCTTTCACCCCGTCTCCTTTGGGGCGATCTCGCAGCACATTAGCTTCCACCAGATCGAGATCCCTCCCACCCGTGTGATCCTCATCCACCCTGAGGGCGGTCAGGTGATCCTGGAAAAAGAGCGCTTTGTTCACAGCGACGAGCACAAGCGCCCGGTCTCGTTTGGGCAAGGGCGGACCTTTCCCATCGACGAGTGCCTTGTCGTGCAGATGCACTGGACCGAGCACCCGGAGCGGACCATCACCTATCGCTTTGAGGAGCGGCCTACGGGACGGGTCTTTGTGCTCCTCACCGACGAAGAAGTGCGTGCGGGGATTCCGGTGAGCCTGATCGAGTTTATCTCGGGGACCCACCTGCTGATCCAGGATGTGCAGTACTCGCAGGAGGAGTACGAAAAGGGCGGCAAGGCGGGCTTTGGCCACGGGACGCCGGAGTACGCCGTGCGCCTCGCGCGGGCAACGGGGGTGAACCGGATCGGCTTTACCCACCACGATCCTCTCTCCGCCGATGGGCGGGTTGGGGCGCTGGTCACCGAGGGGCAGGCACTGCTCCAGCCCGACGAGACTCTCGCGCTCTTTTCCTGCCGCGACTACGACCGCTACGAGGTCTAG
- a CDS encoding penicillin-binding transpeptidase domain-containing protein: MNPRRRRLTEALLLFCTALVLLLGTLLVSVAKMPSNVPVLVNSAPASELTKALGGDAALAQRVVADRTKNGAFTDVDALVRHKLLTPSQLKAVELELAVRTWGTASATLWLCTVGLLVMFLGLHLHIRRIWPLADPYLLPCAALLSVLGVLLLFGLKDPVRDRMAFFAQAQGVWLGGIGVFLLTIRRFWSLPLHRYGYLYVLSSLLLIVLLAIFGRGLGGVKLNLFGFQPVELIKVLLAFFLASYLADRGRALADTSAQARRADLYPLLAMYALPLALFALLKDLGPVLVLFGTFVALLYVVTSRGAFVWLGLVALGLGGWIGYVLEFGVFRTRVEMWLHPWENAAPGGDQLALGLWGMATGGATGAGLGRGGTGFIPRGGSDLAFSALAEDVGVLGPLVVLLCLGVIFWRGLALVPRTRSEFERYLAAGLTTLIGLQGLVIICGCLGLLPLTGISLPLVAYGKSAVVMTWVSIGLLLGISQRAQHDPELVPPYVHKGLSRLTLALTVPLLVCVVTAFAAQTVLANTRALQLIKTPDADKAIRAHRNPRLLAIANQIPRGSLLDRKGKPLAKTVEGKRVYPLGPAGAHLIGVLSPALGGPTGFEESLAAPLQGMSDWGQALALWRAKDAPGFTLPQGKDVKLTLDADLQEATLKAIVRAAGRVKDKKTGKPKRAGAAVVIDIATGGVLAAVTAPTYDPSQPVTETDGSPQVNRATSGLYPPGSAFKPVTAAALLKAGKGNLKLSGGTGGRETVRWKAGGKSYSRSITNDDGEALGGSLSLTEALVHSSNIYFAHAGLEVGAEALQEMSGQFGLTHLPVADRWTSELPDLAYGQGSLLVTPLELAGTMQTIAAGGTRRKLHFVESDKPETLATPITPEQAAVIARALAGVTERGTARGVFSSVPFSVAGKTGTAQTGNGDKQSHSWFVGFAPARAPKIAFAVIIENGGYGAKSAAPAAREILKAWGK; encoded by the coding sequence ATGAACCCACGCCGTCGCCGCCTCACCGAGGCACTCCTCCTGTTCTGCACGGCACTCGTCCTGCTCCTGGGGACGCTGCTGGTCTCGGTGGCGAAGATGCCGTCTAATGTTCCCGTGCTTGTTAATAGCGCCCCCGCCTCAGAGCTCACCAAGGCCCTAGGCGGGGATGCGGCGCTTGCCCAGCGGGTCGTGGCGGATCGCACCAAAAACGGCGCCTTCACCGATGTCGATGCCTTGGTCCGGCACAAGCTCCTGACGCCAAGCCAGCTCAAGGCGGTGGAGTTGGAGCTCGCAGTTCGGACGTGGGGGACGGCGAGTGCAACCCTCTGGCTCTGCACCGTGGGGCTCCTGGTGATGTTTTTAGGGCTCCATCTCCATATCCGGCGCATCTGGCCCCTCGCGGACCCGTACTTGCTCCCGTGCGCGGCCTTGCTCTCCGTGCTCGGGGTGCTGCTCCTCTTTGGGCTCAAAGACCCGGTCCGCGACCGAATGGCCTTCTTTGCGCAAGCGCAGGGGGTCTGGCTGGGGGGGATCGGGGTCTTTCTCCTCACGATCCGGCGCTTCTGGAGCCTGCCACTCCACCGCTACGGCTACCTCTACGTGCTCTCGTCGCTCCTTCTGATCGTGCTACTCGCAATCTTTGGTCGGGGCCTGGGAGGGGTCAAGCTCAATCTCTTTGGCTTTCAGCCCGTGGAGCTCATCAAGGTCCTCCTTGCCTTCTTTCTGGCCAGCTACCTCGCCGACCGGGGGCGTGCACTCGCGGACACGTCGGCGCAGGCACGCCGCGCGGACCTCTATCCGTTGCTCGCCATGTACGCCCTGCCGCTCGCTCTCTTTGCCCTTCTCAAGGACCTCGGGCCGGTGCTGGTGCTCTTTGGGACATTTGTGGCCTTGCTCTATGTCGTTACCAGCCGGGGGGCGTTTGTCTGGTTGGGCCTTGTCGCGCTGGGGCTGGGCGGCTGGATCGGCTATGTCCTAGAATTTGGGGTCTTTCGGACCCGCGTGGAGATGTGGCTCCATCCCTGGGAAAACGCGGCCCCCGGCGGCGATCAGCTCGCGCTGGGGCTCTGGGGGATGGCCACGGGCGGTGCGACCGGGGCGGGGCTGGGGCGCGGGGGGACGGGCTTTATCCCCCGTGGCGGCTCGGACCTCGCCTTCTCCGCCCTCGCCGAGGATGTCGGTGTCTTGGGGCCGCTCGTGGTCTTGCTCTGCCTGGGGGTGATCTTCTGGCGCGGGCTTGCCCTCGTGCCCCGGACCCGCTCCGAGTTCGAGCGCTACCTCGCCGCCGGCCTGACCACCCTGATCGGGCTGCAGGGGCTGGTGATTATCTGTGGTTGCCTGGGCCTCCTGCCGCTCACGGGAATCTCCCTACCGCTTGTTGCCTACGGAAAGTCCGCCGTGGTGATGACCTGGGTGAGTATCGGGCTTCTCTTGGGAATCTCCCAGCGCGCCCAGCACGACCCGGAGCTCGTGCCGCCCTATGTCCACAAGGGCCTCTCCCGGCTGACCCTCGCACTGACCGTTCCCTTGCTGGTCTGTGTGGTTACTGCCTTTGCGGCCCAGACCGTGCTCGCCAACACACGTGCCCTCCAGCTCATCAAGACCCCCGATGCCGACAAGGCGATTCGTGCCCACCGCAACCCGCGTCTCCTCGCGATTGCAAACCAAATCCCCCGGGGGAGCCTCCTTGACCGCAAGGGCAAGCCGCTCGCCAAGACGGTCGAGGGGAAGCGGGTCTACCCTCTGGGGCCAGCAGGTGCGCACCTGATCGGGGTGCTCTCACCGGCGCTGGGCGGCCCCACGGGCTTTGAGGAGTCGCTGGCGGCACCGCTGCAGGGCATGTCGGACTGGGGGCAGGCGCTGGCGCTCTGGCGGGCAAAAGACGCTCCGGGCTTCACGCTTCCGCAGGGGAAAGATGTCAAGCTGACCCTGGATGCCGACTTGCAAGAGGCTACTCTTAAGGCGATCGTGCGGGCGGCGGGGCGCGTTAAGGACAAGAAAACGGGCAAGCCCAAGCGAGCCGGTGCCGCGGTCGTGATCGATATCGCCACGGGGGGAGTGCTCGCCGCGGTAACGGCTCCGACCTACGATCCCTCGCAGCCGGTCACCGAGACCGACGGCTCCCCGCAGGTAAACCGCGCGACCAGTGGGCTCTATCCGCCCGGCTCCGCCTTCAAGCCCGTGACGGCAGCCGCGCTCCTGAAAGCGGGGAAGGGGAACCTCAAGCTCTCGGGCGGGACAGGTGGCCGCGAGACCGTGCGCTGGAAGGCGGGAGGGAAGAGCTACTCCCGGAGCATCACCAACGACGATGGCGAGGCGCTGGGGGGGAGCCTAAGCCTCACCGAGGCGCTGGTGCACTCGTCGAATATCTACTTTGCCCACGCGGGCCTAGAAGTAGGAGCGGAGGCGCTACAGGAGATGTCGGGACAGTTTGGCCTGACCCACCTGCCCGTCGCCGACCGCTGGACAAGCGAGCTCCCCGACCTCGCCTATGGTCAAGGGAGCCTGCTCGTCACCCCCTTGGAGCTCGCCGGGACCATGCAGACAATCGCCGCAGGGGGGACACGCCGCAAGCTCCACTTTGTCGAGAGCGACAAGCCCGAGACCCTCGCCACCCCGATCACGCCCGAGCAGGCCGCCGTGATCGCCCGCGCCCTTGCGGGAGTGACAGAGCGGGGCACGGCCCGTGGGGTCTTTAGCTCCGTCCCATTCTCTGTCGCCGGCAAGACCGGAACCGCGCAGACCGGCAATGGCGACAAGCAGAGCCACTCCTGGTTTGTTGGCTTTGCCCCGGCACGCGCTCCCAAGATCGCCTTCGCGGTGATTATCGAGAACGGGGGCTACGGCGCGAAGTCCGCCGCCCCCGCCGCCCGCGAGATCCTGAAGGCCTGGGGAAAGTAG
- a CDS encoding endonuclease V has product MIAATDVQYHDDHAIAACVLFDDWEDATPSHAWTVRVDEVAEYVPGQFYKRELPCLLQLLPPVLPELTLVIVDGYVWLGDESHPGLGGHLWKALEQEIPVVGVAKTRFVGAAPVAEVVRGESSNPLFVSAAGLSLSVAAEAVRGMHGAFRLPTLLKRVDSLCRGRAS; this is encoded by the coding sequence ATGATTGCAGCTACCGATGTGCAGTACCACGACGATCACGCGATCGCGGCGTGCGTGCTCTTTGACGACTGGGAGGATGCCACGCCGAGTCACGCGTGGACGGTGCGGGTGGACGAGGTCGCGGAGTACGTTCCGGGGCAGTTCTACAAGCGCGAGCTGCCCTGTCTGCTCCAGCTTCTGCCCCCTGTTCTGCCCGAGCTCACTCTGGTAATTGTCGATGGCTATGTCTGGCTGGGGGACGAGAGCCATCCGGGGCTGGGTGGGCATCTCTGGAAGGCTCTGGAGCAGGAAATTCCCGTTGTGGGTGTGGCAAAGACGCGGTTTGTGGGGGCGGCTCCGGTGGCGGAGGTGGTTCGGGGAGAGAGTAGCAACCCCCTCTTTGTGAGCGCGGCGGGGCTTTCCCTCAGTGTGGCGGCAGAGGCGGTGCGTGGGATGCACGGGGCGTTTCGGCTGCCCACGCTCCTAAAGCGCGTGGACAGCCTCTGTCGGGGACGAGCGAGCTAG
- a CDS encoding Sapep family Mn(2+)-dependent dipeptidase encodes MRATFEAWVDSHQDQIIAETQKILRIPSVNEPESVGEGAPFGKPCADALEHTLALCAALGMRTENFGGYAGHAEFGPEDAPEMVAMLGHLDVVPVGSEWTKEPFGAEIEGDWLFARGASDDKGPTYAALFGAKAVLDSGLPLTRRVRLIFGCDEESGWECMRHYFEVAQQPKPDLAFTPDAGFPLYYAEKGSFTLTATKPIGESLVATFSSGLRPNMVPDEAEVVLIGAPDRLAYIAKTLKRKRTFKVTDEGDKALRIWAKGKASHGASPQKGINAAQKLAEALFDLFPEPWLSELVERCACDGSGIGIAGKDEITGPLTCNVGIVTVLDGTLSMTFNVRYPATWDESVLERAQASLTSDGWTITELHHTAPLYVPQDAEPVRTLLKVYRDHTGDRSKPLTMGGRTYATTVAPNGVAFGAGMKGDPEVAHRPDEKFSITRLLFCAKLYADALYQLANC; translated from the coding sequence ATGAGAGCCACTTTTGAAGCGTGGGTTGACTCCCACCAAGACCAGATCATCGCCGAGACCCAGAAAATCCTGCGGATTCCCTCGGTCAACGAGCCCGAGAGTGTCGGGGAGGGCGCCCCGTTTGGCAAGCCCTGCGCCGATGCCCTGGAGCACACCCTCGCGCTGTGTGCAGCGCTGGGGATGCGCACAGAGAACTTCGGCGGCTACGCCGGCCACGCCGAGTTCGGCCCCGAGGATGCCCCCGAGATGGTCGCGATGCTCGGTCACTTAGATGTCGTCCCCGTGGGCTCGGAGTGGACAAAGGAACCGTTTGGCGCGGAGATCGAGGGTGACTGGCTCTTTGCTCGGGGTGCCTCCGACGACAAGGGGCCCACCTACGCCGCGCTCTTTGGCGCAAAAGCGGTGCTGGACTCCGGCCTGCCCCTCACCCGCCGTGTCCGCTTGATCTTCGGCTGCGACGAAGAGTCCGGCTGGGAGTGCATGCGCCACTACTTCGAGGTCGCCCAGCAGCCAAAGCCCGATCTTGCCTTCACCCCCGATGCGGGCTTCCCCCTCTACTACGCCGAGAAGGGCAGCTTCACCCTCACCGCCACCAAGCCGATTGGGGAGTCTCTGGTCGCCACCTTCAGCTCCGGCCTGCGCCCCAACATGGTCCCCGATGAGGCCGAGGTCGTGCTGATCGGCGCTCCCGACCGCCTGGCCTATATCGCCAAGACCCTCAAGCGCAAGCGGACGTTCAAGGTGACCGATGAAGGCGACAAGGCGCTCCGTATCTGGGCCAAGGGCAAGGCCAGCCACGGAGCGTCGCCACAAAAGGGAATCAACGCCGCGCAGAAGCTCGCCGAGGCACTCTTCGACCTCTTCCCCGAGCCGTGGCTCTCCGAGCTGGTGGAGCGCTGCGCCTGCGATGGATCGGGGATCGGGATCGCGGGCAAGGACGAGATCACGGGGCCGCTGACCTGCAATGTCGGGATCGTGACGGTTCTAGACGGCACCCTCTCGATGACCTTCAATGTGCGCTACCCCGCCACCTGGGATGAGTCCGTGCTGGAGCGGGCGCAGGCATCGCTCACCAGCGACGGCTGGACCATCACCGAGCTGCACCACACCGCGCCGCTCTATGTTCCCCAGGACGCCGAGCCAGTACGCACGCTGCTCAAGGTCTATCGGGACCACACGGGCGATAGGAGCAAGCCGCTGACCATGGGCGGCCGCACCTACGCCACGACAGTCGCGCCCAATGGAGTGGCATTTGGCGCGGGCATGAAGGGCGATCCCGAGGTAGCCCACCGCCCCGATGAGAAGTTCTCGATCACGCGGCTACTCTTCTGTGCCAAGCTCTACGCCGACGCGCTCTACCAGCTCGCCAACTGCTAG
- a CDS encoding aldo/keto reductase produces the protein MNYRAFGRTGVQVSDLCLGCMNFGDDCSEADSIALMHRAIDDGINFFDTADVYSRGISETIVGKALAGEKRDKVFLATKVYNRMGDGPNDLGSHRYHIIKGCEDSLRRLNTDHIDLYQIHRPQSSIPIDETLRALDDLVRSGKVRYIGTSTFAAYQVVESLWASKELHLNRFVCEQPPYNLLDRRIERELLPMCRTYGIATIPWAPLAGGLLSGKYRAGAPRPDGARYASKAAPFARDNEAALQTVEKYVAWCDSRGYEPSQVALAWVLLQPGVTSPIIGPKNAAQYEAYLAARDLTLTADDHAALDALFPPGTHVSEYYRADFGPTARWM, from the coding sequence ATGAACTACCGTGCTTTTGGACGAACGGGTGTGCAGGTCTCGGACCTCTGCCTGGGCTGTATGAACTTTGGCGATGACTGCTCCGAGGCAGACTCCATCGCACTGATGCACCGTGCGATCGACGATGGCATTAACTTCTTCGATACCGCCGATGTCTACTCCCGCGGGATTAGTGAGACGATTGTCGGTAAGGCGCTCGCCGGGGAAAAGCGCGACAAGGTCTTCCTGGCGACCAAGGTCTACAACCGCATGGGCGATGGTCCCAACGACCTGGGCTCGCACCGCTACCACATTATCAAGGGCTGTGAGGACTCGCTGCGCCGACTGAACACGGATCATATCGACCTCTACCAGATCCACCGCCCGCAGTCGAGCATTCCCATCGACGAGACCCTGCGCGCGCTCGACGATCTCGTTCGCTCGGGGAAGGTGCGCTATATTGGGACGAGTACCTTTGCCGCCTACCAGGTGGTGGAGAGCCTCTGGGCGAGTAAAGAGCTGCACCTGAACCGCTTTGTCTGTGAGCAGCCGCCCTACAACCTGCTGGACCGCCGGATCGAGCGCGAGCTCCTGCCGATGTGCCGCACCTACGGGATCGCGACCATTCCCTGGGCACCGCTGGCCGGGGGACTACTCTCCGGAAAGTACCGCGCGGGCGCACCCCGCCCCGACGGTGCACGCTACGCCAGCAAGGCCGCCCCCTTTGCCCGCGACAACGAGGCCGCCCTCCAGACGGTCGAGAAGTATGTTGCGTGGTGCGATAGCCGCGGCTATGAGCCGTCGCAGGTCGCGCTGGCCTGGGTGCTCCTCCAGCCCGGTGTCACCAGCCCGATCATTGGCCCAAAAAACGCCGCGCAGTACGAAGCCTACCTGGCCGCCCGCGATCTCACGCTCACCGCCGACGACCACGCGGCCCTCGATGCGCTCTTTCCCCCCGGAACCCACGTCTCCGAGTACTATCGCGCCGACTTCGGCCCCACCGCCCGGTGGATGTAG